The following are encoded together in the Bradyrhizobium sp. CCGUVB1N3 genome:
- a CDS encoding substrate-binding domain-containing protein translates to MRRASRKARFWSNLVLGAGTATLVAGAAQAAPLVKECSKTGEFVIGFSQANNAEPYRQHVNDQLTAAAKKVPQFKLQIADGAGNVNTQTSQMDNFITQKVDLILISPFEAAPLTPVVARAMKAGIPVIELDRKTVGEAGKEYTAFIGGDNFKIAEEAGKYVADKLLPQGGEVAVLQGLPSSTPAVERLNGFKSGVKDNPKVQVVAEQAADWLPDKAQTAFAAMLQAHPNIKAVYASNDMMAAGARLAAKGAGKLDQVKILGTDGLPGPAGGIRAVAEGEWAATFTYPTGGPEAIEMAKSVLLDCAEKVPTVVTVPTTAITPDNAKQLMQN, encoded by the coding sequence ATGCGACGCGCATCTAGGAAGGCAAGGTTCTGGTCCAATCTGGTGCTGGGCGCCGGCACGGCGACGCTCGTCGCTGGTGCAGCGCAGGCGGCGCCGCTGGTCAAGGAGTGCAGTAAGACCGGGGAGTTCGTCATCGGCTTCTCGCAGGCCAATAATGCCGAGCCCTACCGCCAGCACGTCAACGACCAGCTGACCGCTGCGGCGAAGAAAGTGCCGCAATTCAAGCTGCAGATTGCCGACGGCGCCGGCAACGTGAACACGCAGACCTCGCAGATGGACAATTTCATCACCCAGAAGGTCGACCTGATCCTGATCTCACCGTTCGAGGCCGCGCCTCTGACGCCGGTCGTCGCGCGGGCCATGAAGGCCGGCATTCCCGTCATCGAGCTCGACCGCAAGACGGTCGGCGAGGCCGGCAAGGAATATACGGCCTTCATCGGCGGGGATAATTTCAAGATCGCCGAGGAGGCGGGCAAATACGTCGCTGACAAGCTCCTGCCGCAAGGCGGCGAAGTGGCGGTGCTCCAGGGCCTGCCAAGCTCGACGCCCGCCGTCGAACGGCTCAACGGCTTCAAGTCCGGCGTGAAGGACAATCCAAAGGTCCAGGTCGTCGCCGAGCAGGCCGCCGACTGGCTGCCGGACAAGGCGCAGACCGCGTTCGCCGCGATGCTCCAGGCCCATCCGAACATCAAGGCCGTTTATGCGAGCAACGACATGATGGCCGCCGGTGCGCGTCTCGCGGCGAAGGGCGCCGGTAAGCTCGATCAAGTGAAGATCCTCGGGACCGATGGCTTGCCCGGGCCTGCCGGCGGCATCCGCGCAGTTGCGGAAGGCGAGTGGGCGGCAACCTTCACCTATCCGACCGGAGGCCCGGAGGCGATCGAGATGGCGAAGTCGGTTCTGCTCGATTGCGCCGAGAAGGTGCCGACCGTGGTGACCGTGCCGACCACCGCGATCACGCCCGACAACGCGAAGCAGCTGATGCAGAACTGA
- a CDS encoding ABC transporter permease — protein sequence MNDAATLVKSTRVQPARARRLDFFAIAVRFQSVIGLILVAIGGIIFSPRRHGSILFVAPDNIANIVRAISETGIIAVGMTFVIITAGIDLSVGALLSLCSVLTATIMTTWGWGLVPTLLFVMTCGALFGCTQGAISTRFRLEAFIVTLAGLQVARGLALVISNNQYINISYGNGPGLAPPIFSVLGDRLFNNTVPVATLVFLVVAIVATFVLNFTRFGRYVFAVGGNERAARLSGVPVTLVKISVYAITGLVSAIAGIVHAGQFNFGSANDGTGYELTAIAAVVIGGTSLFGGAGSMIGTIAGAIMLGALANILQLNNINAALQLLATGAIIVVAAVLQSLVRRREGLGR from the coding sequence ATGAATGACGCCGCAACACTCGTGAAATCCACGCGCGTGCAGCCCGCACGGGCACGCCGTCTCGACTTCTTCGCCATCGCGGTCCGCTTTCAGAGCGTCATTGGCCTCATCCTTGTTGCGATCGGCGGCATCATCTTCTCGCCGCGGCGGCACGGCTCCATCCTGTTCGTGGCGCCGGACAACATCGCGAACATCGTACGGGCGATTTCCGAGACGGGCATCATCGCCGTCGGCATGACCTTCGTCATCATCACCGCGGGGATCGATCTGTCGGTCGGCGCGCTGCTCAGCCTGTGCAGCGTGCTCACCGCCACGATCATGACGACCTGGGGCTGGGGGCTCGTTCCGACCCTCTTGTTCGTGATGACCTGCGGCGCCCTGTTCGGTTGCACGCAAGGCGCGATCTCGACCCGCTTCCGCCTCGAGGCGTTCATCGTGACGCTGGCGGGCCTGCAGGTCGCGCGCGGCCTGGCGCTGGTGATCTCCAACAACCAGTACATCAACATCTCCTACGGCAATGGTCCGGGTCTTGCGCCGCCGATTTTCTCGGTGCTGGGCGATCGTCTGTTCAACAACACGGTTCCGGTCGCGACACTGGTGTTTCTCGTCGTCGCGATCGTGGCCACCTTCGTGCTGAACTTCACGCGCTTTGGCCGCTACGTCTTCGCGGTCGGCGGCAATGAGCGGGCGGCACGGCTGTCCGGCGTGCCGGTCACGCTGGTCAAGATCTCGGTCTACGCGATCACGGGTCTGGTGTCGGCCATTGCCGGCATCGTCCACGCCGGCCAGTTCAATTTCGGCAGCGCCAACGACGGCACGGGCTATGAATTGACCGCGATCGCGGCGGTGGTCATCGGCGGCACCAGCCTGTTCGGCGGCGCAGGCTCGATGATCGGTACGATCGCAGGTGCGATCATGCTCGGCGCGTTGGCCAACATCCTCCAGCTCAACAACATCAATGCGGCCCTGCAACTGCTCGCGACCGGCGCGATCATCGTCGTGGCCGCGGTTCTTCAATCTCTCGTTCGTCGCCGCGAGGGATTGGGTCGTTGA